A single window of Flavobacteriales bacterium DNA harbors:
- a CDS encoding pentapeptide repeat-containing protein: MKANTSDTYFEGRVFTGKDLSEQPLASGEYENCRFTGGNLSESDLSGITFTSCRFEGCDLSMAKLRNTAIRETTFVECKLLGLHFEDCNPFLFGANFTSCDLSMASFFRCKLKGASLINCRLHEVDFTEADLQTVIFKGSDLSGATFDTTNLSGADFSDAIGYIIDPVKNKIAKARFSSDGLAGLLTGFKIVVEG, translated from the coding sequence ATGAAAGCCAACACATCAGATACTTACTTCGAAGGCCGGGTCTTCACCGGAAAAGACCTGAGTGAACAGCCACTGGCAAGCGGTGAATATGAAAACTGCCGTTTCACGGGAGGCAACCTGAGCGAGTCCGACCTATCCGGCATAACCTTTACTTCCTGCCGGTTCGAAGGGTGCGACCTGAGCATGGCAAAATTGAGGAACACCGCCATCCGGGAAACAACTTTTGTTGAGTGCAAGCTGCTGGGATTGCACTTCGAAGATTGCAATCCGTTTTTGTTCGGCGCCAACTTCACATCCTGCGACCTGAGCATGGCTTCCTTTTTTCGTTGCAAACTCAAGGGTGCATCCCTGATCAACTGCAGGCTTCACGAGGTCGACTTCACCGAGGCTGACCTCCAGACCGTCATATTCAAAGGCAGTGATTTGTCAGGCGCCACTTTTGACACGACCAATCTTTCCGGCGCCGACTTTAGCGACGCCATAGGCTATATCATAGATCCAGTTAAAAACAAAATTGCCAAAGCCAGATTTTCATCCGACGGCCTGGCCGGATTGCTGACAGGGTTTAAGATTGTGGTGGAAGGGTGA
- a CDS encoding T9SS type A sorting domain-containing protein — protein MRIRYPLLLLVVLTMTHTRSSAQGFPSNPFNWQLPLGGSMSNTHSFGFNNIASTGSYTKNDQGWSVLDIDGDGKLDLVVHCEGDSSHRNTFGVNDGNQYWKVYKGNGSGFSQNEVHWSLPNGGDLNNGYLYGFYTTAHVGSYQAGDQAWSLTDMNADGKPDLVVNSEGNGTYRDVFGLGTSPYWKVYYNNGSGFSQTPKNWSVPDGGHTTSTHQFGFNNIADAGSYEANDQGWLVTDITGDGIPDLIVHSQGDGSYRDGFDVGTNPYWKVYQGGTSGFAASPLTWKVPAGGHTSSTHAYGFNNLSYTGGYNTGDHSWAVMDMDGDKKPDLVIYAEGTGSYRDAYDVGNNSYWKVYTNSGYGFTGSFSKWNVPDGGYLYNGHNYGFSYISYSGSYSAGNQGWSTMDMTGDGLPDLVIHSQGDGTYRDAFSVGNNPYWKVYQGNENGFSASDIHWSMPDGGHVSSTHTFGFNNIGDAGSYDAGDQGWALLDMNGDGKTDLVVHSEGNGSTRDVYGVDVNPYWKVYLNTMTNGLNDEPEVEWMKVYPNPTSGAIILKQNLYTRPVPFTLLDHLGRTISSGQTTGIETRINIAGFPSGIYMIRINNGEQTLKVAKQD, from the coding sequence ATGCGCATCCGTTACCCCCTTCTCCTGCTGGTTGTATTGACCATGACCCACACCCGAAGCTCTGCACAAGGGTTTCCATCAAATCCTTTCAACTGGCAGCTTCCGCTCGGAGGCAGCATGAGCAACACCCACTCTTTTGGTTTCAACAACATAGCCAGCACCGGATCCTATACAAAAAATGATCAGGGCTGGAGTGTGTTGGACATAGATGGCGATGGAAAATTAGACCTTGTGGTACATTGCGAAGGAGACAGTTCGCACCGCAACACGTTCGGCGTAAACGATGGCAACCAATACTGGAAGGTGTATAAGGGCAATGGCTCCGGCTTCTCTCAAAATGAGGTTCATTGGTCACTACCGAATGGCGGCGATTTAAACAACGGTTATTTGTACGGGTTCTACACAACAGCACATGTCGGGTCCTATCAAGCGGGAGATCAGGCATGGTCGCTAACGGACATGAACGCGGATGGCAAACCCGACCTGGTCGTGAACTCGGAAGGAAACGGCACATACCGCGATGTGTTTGGCCTGGGCACCAGTCCGTACTGGAAAGTATATTACAACAACGGCTCCGGGTTTTCTCAAACACCAAAAAACTGGAGCGTTCCCGATGGGGGGCATACCACAAGCACCCATCAATTCGGCTTCAATAACATCGCAGATGCCGGTTCTTATGAAGCCAATGACCAGGGATGGCTGGTTACAGACATAACAGGAGACGGAATACCCGACCTAATCGTGCACTCCCAGGGTGACGGTTCATACCGGGATGGATTCGACGTGGGAACCAACCCTTACTGGAAAGTATACCAGGGCGGCACTTCGGGTTTCGCCGCATCTCCACTCACCTGGAAGGTGCCTGCAGGCGGTCACACTTCATCAACCCACGCATATGGGTTTAACAACCTCAGCTATACCGGAGGTTACAATACAGGCGACCACAGTTGGGCCGTCATGGATATGGATGGCGACAAGAAACCTGACCTGGTTATTTATGCTGAAGGCACCGGAAGTTACCGAGATGCCTACGATGTAGGAAACAACTCCTATTGGAAAGTATACACCAACAGTGGTTATGGATTTACCGGAAGTTTCTCAAAATGGAATGTTCCTGACGGAGGATACCTGTACAACGGCCACAATTACGGCTTCAGCTACATCAGCTATTCAGGTAGCTACAGTGCCGGCAACCAGGGGTGGTCCACAATGGATATGACCGGAGATGGTCTTCCCGACCTTGTGATACATTCCCAGGGAGATGGCACCTACCGGGATGCCTTCAGCGTAGGAAACAATCCGTATTGGAAAGTTTACCAGGGAAATGAAAATGGATTTTCCGCATCTGACATTCACTGGAGCATGCCGGATGGCGGCCATGTTTCAAGTACACATACATTCGGATTCAACAACATCGGAGATGCTGGAAGTTATGATGCGGGTGACCAGGGATGGGCTTTGTTAGATATGAACGGAGACGGAAAGACCGACCTTGTGGTTCACAGCGAAGGGAATGGTTCCACCAGGGACGTGTATGGCGTTGATGTAAATCCTTATTGGAAAGTATACCTCAACACCATGACAAATGGCCTGAATGACGAACCTGAAGTTGAATGGATGAAGGTGTATCCGAACCCTACTTCCGGAGCCATCATTCTCAAACAAAATCTCTACACCAGACCCGTGCCCTTCACCCTACTCGACCACCTGGGAAGAACCATTTCATCCGGGCAAACCACAGGTATTGAAACACGCATCAACATCGCGGGCTTCCCCTCTGGCATTTACATGATCCGGATCAATAATGGTGAACAGACATTGAAGGTGGCGAAACAAGATTAG
- a CDS encoding NAD(P)/FAD-dependent oxidoreductase, giving the protein MEIPITASPRVVIIGGGFGGIHLARKLRNKGFQVVLVDKQNFHTFQPLLYQVATAALDPASISFPIRKIFHGYDDYYFRMADVREIKADEKMVYTDIGEIQYDYLVIATGSQTNYFGMEGLIISSMPMKSVAEAIDLRSLILQNFEKALSIQNERKKDSLMTFAIAGAGPTGVELAGAIGELKKNILPRDYPELDFSRMRILLIQSGNRVLPALSEKSSVRAKRFLEKLGVEVVLNTRVLDYFGDYIQTNQKDYTARTLIWTTGVKGCPVDGLPADSIEKRNRRILVDVYNRVEGSEHVFAIGDCAAMISDAFPNGHPQVAPAAIQQGVLLAENLERLLKNKPLKPFRYRDKGSMATIGKNKAVVEVGRLKTGGFLAWFVWMFIHLMSLVGFRNKLIVFLDWTRSYFNNDKGVRVIFQQFDLMEEKKRRKKEMLKEE; this is encoded by the coding sequence ATAGAAATCCCCATTACAGCATCACCCAGGGTGGTGATCATCGGAGGAGGCTTCGGTGGCATACATCTGGCGCGCAAACTTCGCAACAAGGGCTTCCAGGTGGTTCTGGTTGATAAGCAGAACTTCCATACTTTTCAGCCTCTGTTATACCAGGTGGCAACCGCAGCCCTCGACCCCGCCTCCATCAGTTTCCCCATACGCAAGATTTTCCACGGCTATGATGATTACTACTTTCGCATGGCCGATGTACGCGAGATCAAGGCCGACGAAAAAATGGTGTACACAGACATTGGTGAAATCCAATACGACTACCTTGTCATCGCCACCGGCTCACAAACCAACTATTTCGGGATGGAAGGATTGATCATCAGTTCCATGCCGATGAAGAGTGTTGCGGAAGCCATTGACCTGCGCAGCTTGATCCTGCAGAATTTCGAGAAAGCGCTCAGCATACAGAACGAGCGAAAAAAAGACAGCCTGATGACTTTCGCCATTGCAGGCGCAGGGCCAACCGGCGTGGAGTTGGCCGGAGCCATCGGCGAACTGAAAAAGAACATCCTGCCAAGGGATTACCCCGAATTGGACTTTTCCCGCATGCGGATCCTGCTCATCCAAAGCGGCAACCGCGTACTCCCCGCACTCTCCGAAAAGTCATCCGTACGTGCCAAAAGATTCCTGGAGAAACTGGGCGTTGAAGTGGTACTCAACACCCGTGTACTGGACTACTTCGGCGACTACATCCAAACCAACCAGAAAGATTACACGGCACGCACCCTCATCTGGACCACCGGAGTTAAGGGTTGCCCGGTAGACGGACTTCCGGCTGACAGCATTGAGAAACGCAACCGGCGTATATTGGTGGATGTATACAACCGCGTGGAAGGCTCCGAGCATGTTTTTGCTATCGGCGACTGCGCCGCCATGATCAGTGATGCATTCCCAAACGGCCATCCTCAGGTAGCACCCGCCGCGATCCAGCAAGGTGTTCTGCTGGCTGAAAACCTGGAAAGGCTTCTGAAAAACAAACCCCTCAAACCATTCCGATACCGCGACAAAGGATCAATGGCCACCATCGGAAAGAACAAGGCCGTGGTGGAAGTGGGCCGATTGAAGACCGGCGGTTTCCTGGCGTGGTTCGTGTGGATGTTTATTCACCTCATGAGCCTGGTTGGTTTCAGAAACAAGCTGATTGTATTTCTGGATTGGACCAGAAGTTATTTCAACAATGATAAAGGCGTGCGGGTCATCTTTCAGCAATTCGACCTGATGGAGGAAAAGAAACGGCGAAAAAAGGAAATGCTGAAAGAGGAATAA
- a CDS encoding GNAT family N-acetyltransferase, with the protein MTTSPAHLHVRELTETDLPLLLDYWFKNDDAFLEGMGVDLAKMPTREEFSNMLQSQLQLPVEVRRSFALIWEADGQPVGHSNTNPTRFGEDAYMHLHLWKSNIRRQGLGAELVRLSLSHYFKKLNLKTLYSEPYALNPAPHCVLEKVGFRFVKEYVTTPGFINFEQPVKRWELTRKAWSELNA; encoded by the coding sequence ATGACAACATCACCCGCACACCTTCACGTTCGCGAACTCACAGAAACCGACCTCCCTCTGTTGCTTGATTACTGGTTTAAGAATGACGATGCCTTCCTTGAAGGCATGGGCGTTGATCTGGCGAAGATGCCCACCCGGGAAGAATTCTCGAACATGTTGCAGTCTCAGTTGCAACTGCCGGTAGAGGTACGCCGATCATTTGCCCTGATCTGGGAAGCAGACGGACAACCGGTGGGGCATTCCAACACCAACCCCACCCGCTTTGGCGAAGATGCCTATATGCACCTTCATCTGTGGAAGAGCAACATCCGCAGACAAGGTCTTGGGGCAGAACTGGTACGTCTTTCTCTGTCGCATTATTTCAAAAAGCTGAACCTCAAAACCCTGTACAGTGAACCCTATGCACTGAACCCGGCGCCACACTGCGTGCTGGAGAAAGTGGGGTTTCGATTTGTGAAGGAATACGTGACTACACCCGGTTTCATCAACTTCGAACAACCGGTAAAAAGATGGGAATTGACACGGAAAGCGTGGAGCGAGCTGAACGCTTGA
- a CDS encoding GNAT family N-acetyltransferase codes for MSATHYTITDASDTDVNDIVSIADQQLGQGYLTPELTLTFLQPPNRCRIIYNQDKQTIAFCIILLLKASEISTRLGLTTHPLLPAEGMVGVIKTIAVAGPHQGKGIGRVLVQDAVQFLAGMRVKVFLCPTWKHNETVGLGNILEQSGFHTLEVIHRYWEKDSLERKYTCPACGAPPCTCTAVIYARLP; via the coding sequence TTGTCGGCCACTCATTATACGATCACCGATGCCTCCGACACGGATGTGAATGATATCGTTTCCATTGCGGATCAGCAATTGGGACAAGGGTACCTGACACCCGAACTCACCCTTACCTTCCTGCAACCACCCAACAGGTGCAGGATCATCTACAATCAGGATAAGCAGACAATTGCTTTTTGCATCATCCTGCTCCTGAAAGCCTCCGAAATTTCCACCCGTCTTGGCCTGACCACGCATCCGTTGCTTCCCGCAGAAGGCATGGTCGGGGTTATAAAAACCATCGCGGTGGCCGGGCCGCATCAGGGAAAAGGTATCGGCCGCGTGCTTGTGCAGGATGCAGTGCAATTCCTGGCAGGCATGCGCGTGAAAGTGTTTCTTTGTCCGACCTGGAAACATAATGAAACAGTTGGCCTGGGAAATATTCTCGAGCAATCAGGATTTCACACATTGGAAGTGATTCATCGCTACTGGGAAAAAGACAGCCTGGAAAGAAAATACACGTGTCCTGCGTGCGGTGCTCCGCCATGCACCTGCACAGCCGTGATATACGCGCGCCTCCCCTAG
- a CDS encoding YHYH protein, which translates to MQKRFLLLTLLGIQCCFASAQIGPEVYSWIINTTNATGYNGIPSNIQQVQYSDNNVYVSATCIPGYDIGPWAGNPNTPANQNFVFKITRHPAKNTGTPIQTGLGHIGVFSNGVSIFNPKDAMSYKNQNVWYQNAIIVEGPSFDDCLGHPAGNGEYHHHLNPTCLYDDSLTTEHSPIIGYAFDGFPVYGAFAYANANGTGGIKRMQSSYAKRNITKRNTLPDGSTASSTGPDVSTTYPLGYYVQDFEYIDGSGDLDEHNGRYCVTPEYPDGMYCYFVTLDSDLVAEYPYLIGPTYYGTVQTGNTGPGSGHNSINETVITYTGTSSVTEPTGRLKWGLFPNPTRNMLNIYVERNMPNNITFELVNSVGQVVLSRTNLQPTVQYSFDLSEFGQGIYFARMIAGQEVATRKFVLE; encoded by the coding sequence ATGCAAAAACGTTTTCTACTCTTAACCCTGTTGGGTATTCAATGCTGCTTCGCATCCGCCCAGATCGGGCCCGAGGTTTATTCATGGATCATTAACACCACCAATGCCACAGGTTACAACGGCATTCCGTCTAACATCCAACAGGTGCAGTATTCCGACAACAATGTATATGTGAGCGCCACATGCATCCCGGGATATGACATAGGACCGTGGGCCGGAAACCCCAATACACCGGCCAACCAGAATTTCGTTTTCAAAATCACCCGACATCCGGCCAAGAACACGGGCACGCCCATTCAAACCGGATTGGGACATATCGGTGTGTTCAGCAATGGCGTGTCGATCTTCAATCCGAAAGACGCCATGAGTTATAAAAATCAGAATGTGTGGTACCAGAACGCGATCATCGTGGAAGGACCGTCGTTTGATGATTGCCTCGGGCACCCCGCGGGAAACGGTGAATACCATCACCACCTGAATCCTACATGTCTGTATGACGATAGCCTGACAACCGAACATTCACCGATCATCGGATACGCTTTCGACGGATTTCCTGTATATGGTGCTTTTGCCTATGCCAATGCCAATGGTACAGGCGGCATCAAGCGAATGCAGAGCAGCTATGCCAAGCGGAATATCACCAAGCGAAACACCTTGCCTGATGGCAGCACAGCCTCCTCAACCGGACCGGATGTTTCCACCACCTATCCGCTCGGGTATTACGTTCAGGATTTTGAATACATAGACGGCAGCGGCGACCTGGATGAACATAACGGCAGATACTGCGTGACGCCCGAGTATCCGGACGGCATGTATTGTTACTTCGTGACACTCGACAGCGACCTGGTGGCTGAATATCCCTACCTCATCGGGCCAACCTACTATGGAACCGTTCAGACCGGAAATACAGGTCCGGGTAGCGGCCACAACAGCATCAACGAAACGGTGATCACCTACACAGGTACGTCCTCGGTTACCGAACCAACCGGCCGGCTAAAGTGGGGACTTTTCCCCAACCCAACCCGGAACATGCTGAACATTTACGTGGAGAGGAACATGCCCAACAACATCACTTTTGAGCTGGTGAACAGCGTAGGACAGGTTGTGCTCAGCCGCACCAACCTGCAGCCCACCGTTCAGTATTCCTTTGATCTCTCCGAATTCGGGCAGGGGATTTATTTTGCCAGGATGATCGCCGGGCAGGAAGTAGCTACCAGGAAATTTGTATTGGAGTGA
- a CDS encoding Hsp20/alpha crystallin family protein, whose translation MTLIRRNFSNWPNLTDFFDDEWIRNRFANTDLSPAVNVVDNEGNYEIEVAAPGFKKDDIQVTVENGVLTITGKVENESEEKKKNYTRKEFSSQSFTKRFTLPENVEQDKLSAKYEDGVLRLVVNKREKELPSKKNVEVQ comes from the coding sequence ATGACACTCATTAGGAGGAATTTTTCCAACTGGCCAAATCTCACGGATTTCTTCGATGACGAATGGATCAGGAACCGGTTTGCAAATACCGACCTGTCTCCTGCGGTAAATGTGGTGGATAATGAAGGGAACTACGAGATTGAAGTCGCCGCACCGGGCTTCAAAAAAGATGATATTCAGGTAACAGTTGAAAACGGTGTGCTGACCATTACCGGAAAAGTTGAAAACGAATCGGAGGAAAAGAAGAAGAATTATACACGCAAAGAGTTTTCTTCCCAATCCTTCACCAAGCGGTTCACATTGCCGGAGAACGTAGAGCAGGATAAGCTGTCTGCCAAGTATGAAGACGGCGTGCTCAGGTTGGTGGTGAACAAACGTGAGAAAGAACTTCCATCCAAGAAAAACGTGGAAGTTCAATGA
- a CDS encoding DUF4159 domain-containing protein: MKKWMMVFFLLPLLAGKPGNFEIALLKYGGGGDWYANPTSLPNLIQFCNRNLGTAMKEENTVVEVGSPEIFNYPFIHMTGHGNVVFTPAEAENLRNYLTGGGFLHIDDNYGMDKFIRPEMKKVFPDLDFIELPSSHPVFHQKYAFPRGLPKIHEHDDKPAQAFGLFYQGRLVCLYSYECDLGDGWEDPEVHNDPEEKRQEALKMGANLVQFVLMGNDDQ, translated from the coding sequence ATGAAGAAATGGATGATGGTTTTCTTCCTCCTGCCGTTGCTGGCAGGGAAGCCCGGTAATTTCGAGATTGCCTTGCTGAAGTATGGCGGCGGGGGCGACTGGTATGCCAACCCCACATCCCTCCCGAACCTGATTCAATTCTGCAACCGCAACCTGGGTACCGCCATGAAGGAAGAAAATACCGTGGTGGAAGTTGGCAGCCCGGAGATATTCAACTACCCGTTCATCCATATGACAGGCCACGGCAACGTGGTGTTCACTCCCGCAGAAGCCGAGAACCTCAGGAACTACCTCACGGGAGGTGGCTTCCTGCACATCGATGACAACTACGGAATGGATAAGTTCATCCGACCGGAAATGAAAAAGGTTTTCCCTGACCTGGATTTCATTGAACTTCCGTCAAGCCACCCTGTCTTCCATCAGAAATATGCGTTCCCACGGGGATTACCTAAAATCCACGAACACGATGACAAACCCGCCCAAGCCTTCGGGCTGTTTTACCAGGGCAGACTTGTATGCCTGTATTCATACGAGTGTGACCTGGGAGATGGTTGGGAAGACCCGGAAGTTCACAATGACCCGGAAGAGAAAAGACAAGAGGCACTGAAAATGGGCGCCAACCTGGTTCAGTTTGTCCTGATGGGCAACGACGACCAGTAG